A single genomic interval of Blattabacterium sp. (Nauphoeta cinerea) harbors:
- the rplU gene encoding 50S ribosomal protein L21: MYAIVNIKDKQFKIVENEYIYVPHIEANIGEKILLNQIFLFYKEGRLILGNPFIEKISVKIEILQHIKGKKIIIFKKKRRKGYKVKNGFRPLFSKIKIISFLKNS; encoded by the coding sequence ATGTATGCTATTGTTAATATAAAAGATAAACAATTTAAAATTGTTGAAAATGAATATATATATGTACCCCATATTGAAGCTAATATAGGAGAAAAAATATTGTTAAATCAGATTTTTTTGTTTTATAAAGAAGGAAGACTTATTTTAGGAAATCCTTTTATAGAAAAAATCAGTGTTAAAATAGAAATTTTACAACATATAAAAGGAAAAAAAATTATTATTTTTAAGAAAAAAAGAAGAAAAGGGTATAAAGTTAAAAATGGATTTAGGCCTTTATTTTCAAAAATAAAAATAATTTCTTTTTTAAAAAATTCATAA
- the rpmA gene encoding 50S ribosomal protein L27: MAHKKGSGSSRNGRDSAGRRLGIKIYGNQYVNSGNIIIRQRGTKHHPGRNVGIGKDHTLYAIKNGYVSFKKVKKINRLFLL, from the coding sequence ATGGCTCATAAAAAAGGTTCTGGAAGTTCTAGAAATGGAAGAGATTCAGCAGGAAGAAGATTAGGAATTAAAATATATGGAAATCAGTATGTAAATTCTGGTAATATCATAATTCGTCAGAGAGGAACAAAACATCATCCTGGAAGAAATGTAGGAATAGGAAAAGATCATACTTTATATGCTATAAAAAATGGTTATGTTTCTTTTAAAAAAGTAAAAAAAATAAATCGATTGTTTCTATTATAG